In one window of Mucilaginibacter auburnensis DNA:
- a CDS encoding DUF6712 family protein — MILIDQLTFQRYEDISANVKPERLKVFITKAQDLDLKPFLGRTLYFDFIKHFNEDGTIKDDAPQHYKDLLNGSEYLNKRGHIVLYEGLLPTLLYFAFSRFIEADAIRYTSTGPVQKQADQSIRLSPAELSKLVQQQRSVANAHANEVQKFLRDHRDDFPLWEDNGKNRTARQSGPRIRAVDKSDFNYPGGSYSQTNYLPLTDN, encoded by the coding sequence ATGATCTTAATAGACCAACTCACGTTTCAGCGATACGAGGATATTTCTGCAAACGTAAAGCCCGAGCGCCTTAAAGTATTCATCACAAAAGCGCAGGATCTTGACCTCAAACCCTTTTTAGGACGCACTTTATACTTTGACTTTATCAAACATTTTAATGAAGACGGAACAATAAAAGACGATGCTCCGCAGCATTACAAAGATCTGCTGAATGGCAGCGAGTATTTAAACAAACGTGGACACATTGTATTATATGAGGGCTTACTGCCAACGCTTTTATACTTCGCGTTTTCCCGATTTATTGAAGCCGATGCGATACGTTATACCTCAACCGGCCCGGTTCAAAAACAAGCAGACCAAAGCATCCGGCTCTCTCCTGCCGAGCTTAGCAAACTGGTTCAACAGCAACGCAGCGTAGCTAATGCTCACGCGAACGAGGTACAGAAATTTTTGCGCGATCATAGAGATGATTTTCCGCTTTGGGAAGATAATGGCAAAAACAGAACAGCCCGACAATCGGGCCCGCGCATACGGGCGGTAGATAAATCGGATTTCAATTATCCGGGTGGCTCATACAGCCAGACCAACTACTTACCATTAACAGATAACTAA